In one window of Ostrinia nubilalis chromosome 19, ilOstNubi1.1, whole genome shotgun sequence DNA:
- the LOC135081277 gene encoding lipase 1-like, whose protein sequence is MKRIWILLVLNLMQSKTIVTQSSNDTSLESIPEDGKLNFSELAVKYGHKCDEHQVVTEDGYILTVFNIKGNKNKPVFLMHGIIDNCDTFIVRGNTSLAITLANQGYDVWAGNNRGNKYSKRHVTLDPDADKKSFWNYSQHELGVYDLPAMIDLVLNQTGQTGLQAIGHSQGNSIFYILTAEKPEYNDKIKLMIALAPICYLHHVKETVQVIIDVWPVISPALQLSGTYELLTRDSALVKAIEALCTRKLIGYAICATAVFAIAGPDKEELEPEFLPILFGHYPDVATIKNGNHLVQIADKKRFTKYDYGLLSNYKVYGSAKAPNYLLENVRIPVALLVGQNDYLSTVKDVALLRKNLPNVVYYHEMQRPKTNHADFVWGKNMKDYLFPLVLELLQKYQ, encoded by the coding sequence ATGAAAAGAATATGGATCTTACTTGTTTTGAATTTAATGCAAAGTAAAACCATAGTCACACAGTCCAGTAACGACACAAGCCTTGAAAGCATTCCAGAAGACGGGAAATTAAATTTCTCAGAGCTCGCAGTAAAATACGGTCATAAGTGTGATGAACATCAAGTGGTCACCGAAGATGGATACATCCTGACAGTGTTCAACATCAAGGGTAACAAAAACAAGCCTGTGTTCTTGATGCACGGTATCATTGATAACTGCGACACATTTATAGTAAGAGGAAACACTTCTTTGGCCATAACTTTGGCTAACCAAGGCTATGACGTCTGGGCCGGCAACAACAGGGGCAATAAGTATAGCAAACGCCACGTGACACTGGACCCCGACGctgataaaaaatctttttggaATTACAGTCAGCACGAACTTGGTGTGTATGATCTTCCTGCTATGATTGATCTTGTGCTGAACCAAACTGGACAAACGGGGTTACAAGCGATCGGCCATTCTCAGGGGAACAGTATCTTTTATATTCTTACTGCCGAGAAACCTGAATACAACGATAAAATTAAACTTATGATTGCGCTGGCTCCCATCTGCTACTTACACCATGTAAAGGAAACCGTGCAGGTCATCATTGACGTGTGGCCAGTGATCAGCCCAGCCTTGCAGTTGTCAGGAACATATGAACTACTCACCAGAGACTCCGCATTGGTAAAAGCCATCGAAGCACTATGTACGCGTAAGCTTATTGGATATGCTATATGCGCCACAGCCGTATTCGCAATCGCTGGACCCGATAAGGAGGAACTAGAACCAGAATTCCTTCCAATACTTTTCGGGCACTATCCTGATGTTGCCACCATAAAGAACGGCAACCATTTGGTGCAAATAGCTGATAAGAAAAGGTTTACTAAGTACGATTACGGTTTGCTGAGCAATTATAAAGTGTATGGTTCGGCGAAGGCCCCTAACTATCTGTTGGAGAATGTGCGTATACCAGTGGCGTTGCTGGTGGGACAGAACGACTATCTTTCAACAGTGAAGGACGTGGCACTGTTGCGAAAGAACCTTCCAAACGTGGTGTACTACCACGAGATGCAACGGCCCAAGACCAACCACGCTGACTTCGTTTGGGGCAAAAACATGAAGGATTACCTGTTTCCATTAGTTTTGGAGCTCTtgcaaaaatatcaataa